In Paenibacillus kyungheensis, the following are encoded in one genomic region:
- a CDS encoding non-ribosomal peptide synthetase — protein sequence MKDTISLIFEQIAAGKIERNTGVELLKQMKKDHSTVSDEMAIIGVAVKLPQISGLDQLWNHLKHGVNSIGEFPTSRRADTDRYLSYMDQWTPNTTYLPGAYLDEIDKFDYKFFRLTPREAGLMSPAQRLFLETAWETFEEAGYGGDKLSGSRTGVYIGYGSDSLFEYVRFIQDVEPSALSMSVPGNLSPIVASRISHLLDLRGPALAIDTSCSSSLVALHEACQAIRNGECDQALVGGIRINYMRLSNQINMGIQASDGRTRTFDDSSEGTGSGEGVITVLIKPVRKAISDGDHIHAIIKGSSINQDGNSLGLTAPNVRAQEEVILQAWKAAGIDPQTISYIEAHGTGTKLGDPIEIEAIRQAFLRHTSKKQFCGVGSVKSNFGHLDNAAGLLGLVKTILALKHHEIPATLHFQSANRQISFEDSPVYVVDRLTPWQTSDHPRRAGVSSFGLSGTNCHVVLEEAPALILSELENLEGYLLPLSAKTMQALRTTVEQYLTQLRENPSWSLADICYTAGTCRGHYAYRLAIHAYDLQEMQIKLDRLIKEWPSNDCTTEGVFYGEKDSTRQPEDVALVTAVFEKLNQLSESDDKTERLDMLMELGYLYTKFTDIPWDVLYQGEHRQKLSLPTYPFERTRCWISITPRQHQAKEQTISMNIALDKGSSAHRKLIFEFVMQTLEDISGIPQQEIQDEVNFFELGLDSILLFQVSEKIKDRYTLELSLSRFYDELSTPKALIDHLATHIPQESEVSTLNLQTAQAAQTPTRNDEPTQDDLPTSDLTSMQPSGQRSELKDLFSKQLDIISRQLDLLHEDQHVTTSGSHNSSSDELGRAAQTNIVLKEGTELPLTTSSELSRAFPKTGKQEAEVFMPYRKLNLSTAKNLSDKQARHTEALIGRLSERFKVTKEFTQKYRAVLANNRNVAGFRPAWKEIIFQVIAKQAQGARIWDIDDHEYIDISMGFGAYLLGHAPTFITDTIRTELEKGMAIGPMNPLAGEVADQIAKFTGSERVAFFNSGTEAVMVALRLARAVTGRSKVVLFEGAFHGTFDGVLARRHTAEPDGRSAPMAPGITDHLVGDVVVLKYGDPQALEIINRLAGELAAVLVEPVQSRRPDLQPQSFLHELRKITENHGAALIFDEVITGFRIGQGGAQEWFDVRADIATYGKVIGAGMPVGVVAGKARFLNAIDGGWWEYGDASYPTSDGNRTLVGGTFCHHPLTMASILAMLTHLRTEGPMLQKRLNERTERLVSKLNRYFSERQLPISMVHFGSLFRFVLQGDLELLFYHLLEKGIYVWEGRNCFLSTAHTDEDIDKIIHAVIESVEEMQAGGFFSEKREEKASITRAERNKYYPISSAQRRQYALQQIDPASTAYHLTSSFMLKGPMDRQMMEKALQRLANRHESLRTSFAFVEGEVVQIVHEDVRLPLVSVQSDDLLASERFSQPFDLGQAPLLRVHLREESPEKHVIEFNMHHIVTDGISMDILFRDLAALYQEQDYILPKLEIHYKDYAKWELEQFSSDAMQQHESYWLEQFTEEPPKLQLPTDYPHPAVKSFEGGSLSFVVDESLRQDLNVLARKSGATLYMVLLTAYHLFLSKYTSQQDIVIGSPATGRPGLGTENVIGMFVNTLALRIRSNGNQTFSELLRQVKASTLAAVEHQSYPLDRLIAKLPLERDTSRNPLFDTLLVFDKDMSSNFAHTIKDIEIERIRQELQTAQFDLALHAVEESQTLRFTLVYARKLFAKETAERMLKHFERIVQQVVLYPMSKLSEFDLSTEEELKQIKTIFNNTQAEYDKEATLPHLFEEQTARTPDQTAAVFSTGSWTYSELNKRANQLARTLQAKAVKPDQLVGVLLERSPEMMLGLLAILKAGGAYVPIDPTYPKERISYMLQDSGASLLLTRGKETTLDVPFEGEVLDLTDEALYANDDTDLPGGAGANDMAYVIYTSGSTGEPKGVMIEHQAVINRLQWMQKQFPLTTRDVILQKTPFSFDVSVWELFWWSLSGASVVFAEPGAEKDPEALAQSVHEHQVTVMHFVPSMLQLFLEHVEATGQDKLRSLRRVFVSGETLQASQASRFGRLLKDRWGTELINLYGPTEATVDVSYHECSCEDHVTHIPIGQPIDNMSLYILDREGRVQPVGVPGELYIGGVGLARGYWNRPELTEERFTTQKAVPGIRLYRTGDIGKWLSNGEMAYGGRIDHQVKIRGNRIELGEIETQLLRHPQIQEAVVTVHEAEAGRKELSAYYVSEGVLGIGAIQAYVGERLPAYMVPTYGRQLEAMPLTANGKLDRKRLPAPQRQAEQRRYVAPRNEVEEQLVSVWQEVLGVERIGIDEHFFHMGGDSIKAIQISAKLMSTGLVMQVKELFEKPTIRSISPLIRQQVHNRDQGSVEGAVILTPIQHWFFDKHSSDLQHFNQSLLMRAAHMLDAELVKKVIAKLVEHHDALRLVFEESEGKWISFNRGLSDKPNFEFQVHNYRDLPQVNMASQIEEEAAKYQASIHLNEGPLCKVVLFQTADKDYLLFIIHHLAVDGLSWRILLEDFQTSYAQLCQNKTIQLPDKTDSYLLWANRLQNYANMPNKMHESFEYWKGFASHPVDSLPVDRSVTGRCEARMQSKTLNFPEPFTELLLTTAHRAYHTETNDLLLAALGLTIHEWAGLEHIWIQLEGHGRESIMPEININRTVGWFTSLFPVLLSSHSPSGNLSDIIKSVKESIRGIPDKGLSYGMLRYLTDQNLPEIEPEICFNYLGQFDQRQSSDVLILSELPIGRVVSPNIECPFKIDINGIVKDGQLILTFRFDREEFLESTIQRFISTYERHLNCLVSHCVDKPDLDFTPSDFSAAGLDMEDLDDVFRAIEEKF from the coding sequence ATGAAAGATACAATATCTTTAATATTCGAACAAATTGCAGCGGGTAAAATAGAGCGAAATACAGGCGTAGAATTGTTAAAGCAAATGAAAAAGGATCATTCTACAGTATCAGATGAGATGGCTATCATTGGAGTCGCCGTCAAGTTACCACAAATATCCGGATTGGATCAGTTATGGAATCATCTGAAGCATGGCGTAAACAGCATCGGGGAGTTTCCTACATCCCGGCGTGCTGATACTGACCGCTATTTATCTTACATGGATCAGTGGACTCCGAATACCACTTACCTGCCTGGTGCATATTTGGATGAAATCGATAAATTCGATTATAAGTTTTTTCGATTGACTCCCAGAGAAGCGGGACTTATGAGCCCTGCACAAAGACTATTTCTCGAAACTGCTTGGGAAACGTTTGAAGAAGCTGGTTACGGCGGGGATAAGCTATCGGGAAGCCGGACAGGCGTTTATATCGGTTATGGATCGGATTCGTTGTTCGAATATGTTCGTTTCATCCAGGATGTAGAACCATCTGCTCTTTCGATGTCGGTGCCCGGGAATTTAAGTCCGATTGTTGCCAGCCGGATTTCTCATTTGCTGGATCTGCGAGGCCCTGCACTAGCGATTGATACCTCTTGTTCTTCTTCTCTGGTCGCTCTGCATGAAGCATGTCAAGCAATACGTAATGGCGAATGCGATCAGGCCCTAGTCGGTGGAATTCGCATCAACTATATGAGACTGTCGAATCAGATAAATATGGGTATTCAAGCTTCCGATGGTAGAACACGAACGTTCGATGACTCCTCCGAAGGAACAGGAAGCGGAGAAGGTGTCATTACGGTATTGATAAAGCCTGTTCGAAAAGCGATAAGCGACGGTGATCACATTCATGCCATTATCAAAGGGAGCTCGATTAATCAGGACGGTAATTCTCTTGGATTGACCGCTCCTAATGTACGTGCACAGGAAGAAGTCATTCTTCAGGCGTGGAAAGCAGCTGGTATTGATCCGCAGACGATATCCTACATAGAGGCACATGGAACAGGCACAAAATTAGGAGATCCGATCGAAATCGAAGCCATTAGACAAGCCTTTCTACGTCATACGTCAAAAAAACAATTTTGTGGTGTTGGCTCAGTGAAAAGTAACTTTGGGCATTTAGACAATGCCGCAGGGCTTCTTGGATTGGTCAAGACAATATTAGCGCTCAAACATCATGAAATACCGGCTACGCTTCATTTTCAAAGTGCAAATCGACAAATTTCGTTTGAGGATTCTCCGGTCTATGTGGTTGACCGTTTGACTCCATGGCAAACGAGTGATCATCCGCGAAGAGCTGGTGTCAGCTCATTTGGTCTCAGCGGCACGAACTGCCATGTCGTTCTGGAAGAAGCGCCTGCACTCATATTGTCCGAACTGGAAAATTTGGAAGGATATTTATTGCCATTATCGGCCAAAACGATGCAAGCACTCCGAACGACGGTTGAGCAGTATTTAACACAATTACGAGAAAACCCATCTTGGTCTCTTGCCGACATTTGTTATACAGCCGGAACATGCAGAGGTCATTATGCCTATCGATTAGCTATTCACGCTTATGACCTTCAGGAAATGCAAATTAAGCTAGATCGGCTGATTAAAGAATGGCCTTCTAACGATTGCACTACCGAAGGTGTTTTTTACGGAGAAAAGGATTCTACGCGACAGCCAGAAGACGTTGCGCTTGTGACTGCTGTTTTTGAAAAGCTGAACCAATTGTCCGAGTCGGATGATAAAACAGAGCGTTTGGATATGCTGATGGAGCTAGGCTATCTGTACACTAAATTTACGGACATTCCCTGGGATGTACTTTATCAGGGAGAACATCGTCAGAAATTATCGTTGCCTACCTATCCATTTGAACGAACTCGTTGCTGGATTTCGATAACACCTCGACAACATCAAGCAAAGGAGCAAACGATTTCTATGAATATAGCGCTAGATAAAGGATCGTCCGCTCACAGAAAGCTTATTTTTGAATTTGTTATGCAGACGCTAGAAGATATTTCTGGTATTCCACAACAAGAAATTCAGGATGAAGTTAACTTTTTCGAACTTGGTCTTGACTCGATTCTTCTGTTTCAAGTGAGCGAAAAAATAAAAGACCGTTATACATTAGAATTGTCGTTAAGCCGATTTTATGATGAATTGTCTACGCCTAAAGCATTGATCGATCATCTTGCGACTCATATACCTCAAGAGTCGGAGGTATCGACATTGAATTTACAGACTGCTCAAGCGGCGCAGACCCCGACAAGAAACGATGAGCCGACTCAGGACGATTTGCCAACGAGTGATCTTACGAGTATGCAGCCGTCTGGGCAAAGATCGGAGTTAAAAGATCTATTCTCCAAGCAATTGGATATTATATCGCGACAGCTAGATCTGCTACATGAAGATCAACATGTCACTACGAGTGGTTCGCATAATTCATCTTCTGACGAACTAGGAAGAGCGGCGCAGACGAACATCGTTCTTAAAGAAGGAACGGAGCTACCACTTACAACGAGTTCAGAGTTGTCTAGAGCTTTTCCCAAGACGGGCAAGCAAGAAGCGGAAGTATTCATGCCCTATCGCAAATTAAATTTGTCAACAGCGAAAAATTTATCAGACAAACAGGCGCGTCATACAGAAGCACTAATCGGTCGTTTGAGTGAACGATTTAAGGTCACCAAAGAGTTCACGCAAAAATATCGCGCTGTATTGGCGAACAATCGTAATGTAGCTGGCTTTCGGCCAGCATGGAAGGAAATTATTTTTCAGGTTATTGCAAAGCAAGCACAAGGTGCAAGGATTTGGGATATTGACGATCATGAGTATATAGACATCTCCATGGGTTTTGGTGCTTATTTACTCGGTCATGCGCCAACTTTTATTACCGATACTATTCGTACAGAGTTAGAAAAAGGGATGGCGATCGGTCCAATGAATCCGCTTGCAGGCGAAGTCGCCGATCAGATTGCGAAGTTTACTGGCTCCGAACGTGTCGCCTTTTTTAATTCTGGAACGGAAGCGGTCATGGTTGCACTTCGATTGGCACGAGCTGTCACAGGTAGATCGAAAGTTGTATTGTTTGAAGGCGCGTTTCATGGAACATTCGACGGTGTGCTGGCGAGACGACATACAGCTGAACCGGATGGACGTTCAGCGCCTATGGCTCCAGGTATTACCGATCATCTCGTAGGAGATGTGGTTGTGCTGAAATATGGTGATCCGCAAGCACTAGAGATAATCAACCGTCTTGCTGGAGAACTGGCAGCCGTACTCGTTGAACCTGTACAGAGCCGTCGTCCAGACTTGCAACCACAATCGTTTTTGCACGAACTGCGTAAGATAACAGAGAATCATGGCGCGGCGCTCATTTTCGATGAGGTCATTACAGGGTTCCGGATCGGGCAGGGCGGTGCTCAAGAATGGTTCGACGTCCGTGCAGACATTGCCACTTACGGAAAAGTTATCGGCGCGGGCATGCCTGTCGGTGTCGTTGCAGGCAAAGCAAGGTTTCTAAACGCAATCGATGGGGGTTGGTGGGAGTATGGAGATGCTTCTTACCCGACCAGTGACGGTAATCGTACGCTAGTCGGAGGGACGTTCTGTCACCATCCATTGACAATGGCTTCAATTCTGGCCATGCTTACCCATTTGCGAACAGAAGGGCCAATGCTTCAGAAACGGCTAAATGAGCGAACTGAACGATTGGTCAGCAAATTGAATCGTTATTTCTCAGAGCGGCAATTACCGATTTCGATGGTTCATTTTGGTTCCCTCTTCCGGTTTGTATTGCAAGGAGATTTGGAGTTATTGTTCTATCATTTGCTTGAGAAAGGAATCTATGTATGGGAAGGACGAAACTGCTTTTTATCGACAGCACACACGGATGAGGATATCGACAAGATTATCCATGCCGTAATAGAAAGCGTAGAAGAAATGCAGGCCGGTGGTTTTTTTTCGGAGAAGCGTGAAGAAAAAGCATCCATTACCAGAGCTGAACGCAACAAATATTATCCGATATCGTCCGCACAAAGACGACAATATGCTTTGCAACAAATTGATCCTGCAAGTACTGCTTACCATTTGACATCTTCCTTTATGTTAAAAGGTCCAATGGATCGACAAATGATGGAAAAAGCTCTGCAACGACTTGCTAATCGCCATGAGTCACTTCGAACTTCATTTGCATTTGTAGAAGGTGAGGTTGTGCAAATTGTTCATGAAGATGTGCGACTACCATTAGTTTCAGTGCAATCAGACGATCTGCTCGCTAGCGAACGTTTCAGTCAACCATTCGATCTCGGTCAAGCTCCATTACTGCGGGTGCATTTGCGAGAAGAATCTCCCGAAAAACATGTCATTGAATTTAACATGCATCACATTGTTACAGACGGAATTTCGATGGACATTTTGTTCCGCGATCTAGCTGCTCTTTATCAAGAACAAGATTATATTCTTCCCAAGCTGGAGATTCATTACAAAGACTATGCTAAATGGGAACTCGAACAGTTCAGTTCTGATGCGATGCAGCAGCATGAGTCCTACTGGCTTGAACAGTTCACAGAGGAACCACCCAAGTTACAGTTGCCAACCGATTACCCGCATCCAGCCGTCAAAAGCTTTGAAGGGGGGAGTCTCTCGTTCGTAGTCGATGAATCGTTGCGACAGGATTTGAACGTGTTGGCTCGAAAATCAGGGGCTACATTGTATATGGTTCTTCTGACTGCCTATCATCTTTTTCTTAGCAAATATACGAGTCAACAAGATATCGTTATAGGTTCTCCAGCAACTGGTCGTCCGGGCTTGGGGACAGAAAATGTCATCGGCATGTTCGTTAATACGTTGGCATTACGCATTCGGTCGAACGGGAACCAAACGTTTTCAGAACTTTTACGACAGGTTAAAGCAAGTACCTTAGCTGCCGTGGAGCACCAGTCCTACCCTCTCGACCGTTTAATCGCTAAATTACCATTAGAACGGGATACGAGTCGCAATCCATTGTTTGACACTTTGTTGGTGTTTGACAAAGATATGAGTTCTAATTTTGCGCATACAATCAAAGACATAGAAATCGAACGAATTCGTCAAGAACTACAAACTGCGCAATTCGATCTTGCTCTTCATGCAGTGGAAGAAAGTCAGACGCTTCGTTTCACATTGGTGTATGCACGTAAATTGTTTGCAAAAGAAACAGCAGAAAGAATGCTGAAACATTTTGAAAGGATTGTCCAACAAGTCGTCCTTTATCCAATGTCTAAACTGAGCGAATTCGACCTTAGTACAGAGGAAGAACTTAAACAAATAAAAACCATTTTTAACAATACGCAAGCCGAATACGACAAGGAAGCGACCCTGCCTCACCTGTTCGAGGAACAGACTGCGCGAACGCCAGACCAAACAGCCGCGGTGTTCAGCACCGGATCGTGGACGTACAGCGAGCTGAACAAGCGCGCGAATCAACTGGCCCGAACGCTACAAGCCAAAGCGGTGAAGCCAGATCAGTTGGTGGGGGTATTGCTGGAGCGATCCCCTGAAATGATGTTGGGTCTGCTCGCCATTTTGAAAGCCGGCGGGGCGTACGTGCCGATCGATCCCACCTATCCTAAGGAGCGAATCAGCTATATGCTGCAAGACAGTGGCGCTTCGCTACTGCTGACACGCGGAAAAGAGACCACCCTCGACGTGCCCTTCGAGGGAGAGGTGCTTGACTTGACCGACGAGGCGCTGTACGCCAACGATGACACTGATTTACCTGGTGGAGCAGGGGCGAATGATATGGCCTATGTCATTTATACCTCCGGTTCAACCGGCGAACCCAAAGGAGTGATGATCGAGCATCAGGCGGTGATCAACCGGTTGCAGTGGATGCAAAAGCAGTTTCCGTTGACCACTCGCGACGTCATCTTGCAAAAAACACCGTTTAGCTTTGATGTCTCGGTGTGGGAGTTGTTCTGGTGGAGCTTGTCCGGCGCGTCGGTCGTGTTTGCCGAGCCAGGAGCCGAGAAAGATCCGGAAGCTCTTGCGCAAAGTGTCCATGAACACCAGGTGACCGTGATGCACTTCGTGCCTTCGATGCTTCAGCTGTTTTTGGAGCATGTGGAGGCAACCGGACAGGATAAGCTGCGCTCCTTACGCCGCGTCTTCGTCAGTGGAGAAACGCTGCAAGCGAGTCAAGCCAGTCGGTTCGGACGGTTGCTCAAAGACAGATGGGGAACAGAACTGATCAATTTGTATGGCCCGACGGAGGCGACCGTCGATGTGTCGTACCATGAATGCTCGTGTGAAGATCATGTCACGCACATTCCGATTGGGCAACCGATCGACAACATGTCCCTGTATATTTTGGACCGCGAAGGACGGGTGCAACCGGTGGGGGTACCCGGCGAGTTGTACATCGGGGGCGTGGGTCTAGCCCGCGGGTATTGGAACCGTCCGGAGCTCACCGAGGAGCGGTTTACGACGCAGAAAGCCGTACCAGGGATACGGTTGTACCGGACCGGGGATATCGGGAAGTGGCTATCGAACGGGGAAATGGCCTACGGGGGACGGATCGACCATCAGGTCAAAATTCGAGGAAACCGTATTGAGCTAGGGGAAATTGAGACACAGTTATTACGGCATCCTCAGATTCAGGAAGCGGTGGTGACGGTACACGAAGCCGAAGCAGGGCGGAAGGAACTGAGCGCGTATTACGTCTCGGAAGGGGTGCTGGGAATCGGGGCGATTCAAGCGTATGTGGGCGAGCGGTTGCCCGCTTACATGGTACCCACCTATGGGAGACAACTGGAGGCGATGCCGCTAACGGCGAACGGGAAGCTGGATCGGAAGCGTCTACCGGCTCCTCAGAGGCAAGCGGAGCAGAGGAGATATGTCGCTCCACGCAACGAGGTCGAGGAGCAGCTGGTAAGCGTCTGGCAGGAGGTGCTCGGGGTCGAACGAATTGGCATTGATGAGCATTTCTTTCATATGGGAGGCGACTCAATCAAAGCAATTCAGATTAGCGCCAAGCTCATGTCTACTGGTCTTGTTATGCAGGTCAAAGAGTTGTTTGAAAAACCAACGATTCGATCCATATCACCGCTGATTAGACAACAGGTTCATAATAGAGATCAAGGATCTGTTGAAGGAGCAGTTATATTAACGCCTATTCAACATTGGTTTTTCGATAAGCACTCATCTGATCTACAACACTTCAATCAATCTTTGTTAATGCGAGCTGCTCACATGTTGGATGCCGAACTAGTGAAAAAGGTCATTGCCAAGCTGGTGGAGCACCATGACGCTTTGCGTCTGGTATTTGAAGAGTCAGAGGGAAAATGGATTTCGTTTAATCGGGGTCTTAGCGATAAGCCGAATTTCGAATTTCAAGTTCATAATTATCGTGATCTTCCACAAGTCAACATGGCGAGCCAGATCGAAGAAGAAGCAGCAAAGTATCAGGCTTCTATTCATCTAAACGAAGGCCCATTATGTAAAGTTGTTTTGTTCCAGACCGCTGATAAAGATTATTTACTTTTTATCATTCATCATTTGGCGGTAGACGGCTTATCTTGGCGCATATTGCTGGAAGATTTCCAAACTAGTTATGCACAGTTGTGCCAAAACAAGACGATTCAATTGCCAGATAAGACAGATTCTTATTTGTTGTGGGCCAATCGATTGCAAAACTATGCGAATATGCCAAACAAAATGCATGAAAGTTTTGAATATTGGAAAGGTTTTGCATCACACCCGGTCGACTCTTTACCCGTCGATCGCTCGGTCACAGGTCGGTGTGAAGCAAGGATGCAGTCTAAGACGCTGAATTTTCCCGAACCGTTCACAGAACTTTTGTTGACGACGGCACATCGTGCTTATCATACAGAAACGAATGACTTATTGTTGGCTGCCCTTGGATTGACTATACATGAATGGGCAGGACTGGAACACATATGGATTCAGCTTGAAGGACACGGTCGCGAGTCAATTATGCCAGAAATCAACATTAACCGGACTGTAGGATGGTTTACCTCCCTGTTTCCTGTACTGCTATCTTCGCATAGTCCGTCCGGCAACTTGTCCGATATTATAAAATCGGTGAAAGAGAGCATTAGAGGCATTCCGGACAAAGGGCTAAGTTATGGAATGTTGCGATATCTTACCGATCAAAATTTACCTGAGATTGAGCCCGAGATTTGTTTTAATTACTTAGGCCAGTTCGACCAAAGACAATCGTCGGACGTGTTGATCTTGTCAGAGCTTCCTATCGGTCGTGTAGTGAGTCCAAATATAGAATGCCCTTTCAAAATCGATATTAACGGCATCGTCAAAGACGGACAACTTATACTAACCTTCCGATTTGATCGTGAGGAGTTTTTAGAATCCACGATTCAGCGCTTTATAAGTACTTATGAAAGACACCTTAACTGTCTTGTTTCTCACTGTGTCGACAAGCCAGATTTGGATTTTACACCAAGTGATTTCAGCGCGGCCGGACTAGACATGGAAGATTTAGACGATGTGTTTAGAGCGATAGAAGAGAAATTTTAA